One Tunturibacter gelidoferens genomic region harbors:
- a CDS encoding efflux RND transporter permease subunit, which produces MWIVKVALSRPYTFIVLAILILIAAPVVISSTPTDIFPNINIPVVSVAWQYTGLNPEELEGRLTTPYEKALTVLVDNIQHIESTTFAGQVIVKIYLQPGASLDTANSQVSAASEYQLRQLPPGILPPQIINFSASSVPIVQLGLSGAGLSEQQLNDLGANFVRPQLISVPGAVIPNIYGGKQRSIMLNIDPKLLQAKGLSPVDVLNAVGQQNVVQPGGTAKIGEAEYDIHINSSPVTLEGISNLPIKQVNGTTIYLHDVASVADGSIPQTNIVRQDGRRGALMVILKSGTASTLSVVSGVRNLLPRVKLTVPPELKMTPIGDQSVFVRGSVQGVIREAVIAAVLTGLMILLFLGSWRSTIIIAVSIPLSILTSITVLGLLGETINIMTLGGLALAVGILVDDATVTIENIERYLEEGRELHDAILEGAAQISVPALVSTLCICIVFLPMFFLGGVARYLFVPLAEAVVFAMLASYVLSRTLVPTLAMYLLKAHDHHAVPSNNILARFQRGFERIFERLRRSYQDLLGRLVAARIFFVPIFLLLCLCVFALVPFLGQNFFPSTDNGSFILHVRGKSGIRIEETAKLCDLIEQDIRKTVPAAEMDNILDNIGLPYSTLNTQHATSGLIGAGDADILVSLKEDHHPTANYVEALRRDLPRAFPGVTFYFLPSDIVTQILNFGLPAPIDIQFEGSDIAANRKVANQVLSELHQVPGLVDLRIQQPDDYPVLNVDVDRTKAAQGGYSERDVGSSLLNILGGSTQLNPMFYLNWNNGNTYNIVEQTPQYQISSLNSLENIPISSPTAKQPEILTDVATITRSSEMEVVTHYNVRRTLDIYGNVQGRDLGSVGREINRIVARNEKSLVRGSFVRVRGQIETMNSSYFGLIAGLAFAIVLVYLLIVVNFQSWLDPFIIITALPAALAGIVLFLFTTRTTLSVPALMGAIMCMGVATANSILVVSFAKERLLHHGNAIEAAIEAGATRFRPVMMTALAMIIGMIPMALGAGEGGEQNAPLGRAVIGGLCCATVATLIFVPAVFALLHSSDKRSNVPNESREHQLTAGD; this is translated from the coding sequence ATGTGGATCGTAAAAGTAGCTCTGAGCCGACCGTACACCTTCATCGTGCTGGCAATCCTTATCCTGATTGCTGCGCCTGTGGTCATCTCGAGCACGCCGACCGATATCTTTCCGAACATCAATATTCCAGTGGTGTCGGTTGCGTGGCAATATACGGGATTGAATCCGGAGGAGCTTGAAGGGCGGCTGACGACACCCTACGAGAAGGCGCTGACGGTGCTGGTGGACAACATCCAGCATATCGAGTCGACGACGTTTGCGGGCCAGGTGATTGTGAAGATCTACCTGCAGCCGGGTGCGAGTCTGGATACGGCGAACTCGCAGGTGTCGGCGGCTTCAGAGTATCAACTGAGGCAACTGCCTCCGGGTATTCTGCCGCCGCAGATTATTAACTTCAGCGCGTCGAGCGTGCCGATCGTGCAGCTGGGTTTGTCTGGAGCGGGACTGAGCGAGCAACAGCTGAACGATCTTGGCGCGAATTTTGTTCGTCCACAGCTGATCTCGGTTCCGGGCGCGGTTATTCCGAATATTTATGGCGGCAAACAACGGTCGATCATGTTGAATATCGATCCGAAGCTGCTGCAGGCCAAGGGATTGTCGCCGGTTGATGTACTCAATGCCGTGGGACAACAGAACGTGGTGCAACCGGGCGGAACGGCAAAGATCGGTGAGGCTGAGTATGACATCCACATCAACTCTTCGCCGGTGACTCTGGAAGGTATCAGCAACCTGCCGATCAAGCAGGTGAACGGAACTACGATCTATCTGCACGACGTTGCGAGTGTGGCGGACGGGAGCATTCCGCAGACGAATATTGTGCGGCAGGATGGGCGCCGCGGGGCGCTGATGGTGATTCTGAAGTCCGGAACTGCTTCGACGCTGTCCGTGGTGAGCGGTGTCAGGAATTTGTTGCCCAGGGTAAAGCTGACTGTGCCGCCAGAGCTGAAGATGACTCCGATCGGCGACCAGTCCGTCTTCGTTCGCGGATCGGTGCAGGGGGTCATCCGCGAGGCTGTGATCGCGGCGGTGCTGACGGGATTGATGATTCTTTTGTTCCTGGGAAGCTGGCGCAGCACAATCATCATCGCCGTTTCGATCCCGTTGTCGATCCTAACTTCAATTACTGTGCTGGGTCTTTTGGGCGAGACGATCAACATCATGACGCTGGGCGGGCTAGCGCTGGCCGTCGGCATCCTGGTGGATGATGCGACGGTAACGATCGAAAACATCGAACGCTACCTTGAGGAAGGCAGAGAGTTGCATGATGCGATCCTCGAAGGTGCCGCTCAGATCTCCGTTCCGGCACTGGTCTCGACCCTTTGCATCTGCATTGTGTTTCTACCGATGTTCTTTTTGGGCGGGGTTGCGCGTTATCTGTTTGTGCCCTTGGCGGAGGCTGTGGTCTTCGCCATGCTGGCTTCGTATGTTCTGTCTCGTACATTGGTTCCAACGCTTGCGATGTATCTGCTGAAGGCACATGATCACCACGCTGTTCCTTCGAATAACATTCTTGCGCGGTTTCAACGTGGCTTCGAGCGAATCTTCGAGCGGCTGCGCAGAAGTTATCAAGATCTGCTTGGCCGGCTGGTGGCGGCGCGAATTTTCTTTGTTCCCATCTTTCTGCTGCTCTGCTTGTGTGTCTTTGCGCTCGTGCCGTTTCTTGGACAGAACTTCTTTCCAAGCACAGACAATGGATCGTTCATCCTTCACGTTCGAGGTAAGAGCGGAATCCGTATTGAAGAGACTGCGAAGCTGTGCGATCTGATTGAACAGGATATTCGGAAGACAGTGCCTGCGGCTGAGATGGATAATATCCTCGATAACATTGGCCTGCCGTACAGCACACTGAATACTCAGCATGCGACTTCGGGGCTAATCGGCGCGGGAGACGCGGACATTCTGGTCTCGTTGAAGGAAGATCACCACCCGACCGCCAATTATGTCGAGGCATTGCGCAGAGATCTCCCACGTGCCTTTCCCGGAGTCACGTTTTACTTTCTACCGTCGGATATTGTTACGCAGATTCTGAACTTCGGTCTGCCTGCGCCGATCGACATTCAGTTTGAGGGATCGGATATCGCGGCTAACCGAAAGGTTGCGAACCAGGTATTGAGCGAGTTGCACCAGGTTCCGGGTCTTGTCGATCTTCGTATTCAGCAACCTGATGACTATCCTGTGTTGAACGTCGATGTAGACCGTACGAAAGCGGCGCAGGGCGGCTATTCGGAACGTGATGTGGGCAGTAGTTTGCTGAACATACTCGGCGGCAGTACGCAGCTGAATCCGATGTTTTATCTGAACTGGAACAATGGCAATACCTACAACATCGTGGAGCAGACCCCGCAATACCAGATCAGCTCGTTGAACTCGCTCGAGAACATTCCTATCTCGTCTCCGACAGCAAAGCAGCCGGAGATTCTGACCGATGTCGCGACCATCACGCGCAGCAGCGAGATGGAGGTGGTGACGCACTACAACGTTCGGCGCACGCTCGATATTTATGGAAATGTTCAGGGGCGTGACCTCGGCTCGGTTGGCAGAGAGATCAACAGAATTGTTGCGAGAAATGAGAAGTCCCTGGTACGCGGCAGCTTTGTGAGAGTGCGCGGTCAGATTGAGACGATGAACAGCTCTTACTTCGGACTAATTGCAGGGCTGGCGTTTGCTATTGTCCTGGTCTATCTGTTGATCGTGGTGAACTTCCAATCCTGGCTCGATCCGTTCATCATCATTACGGCGCTGCCCGCAGCTCTGGCGGGTATTGTGCTCTTTCTGTTCACGACGAGAACGACGCTAAGCGTTCCGGCACTGATGGGCGCGATTATGTGTATGGGCGTTGCGACGGCGAACAGCATTCTGGTGGTATCGTTTGCGAAAGAACGCCTGTTGCATCATGGGAATGCGATCGAAGCGGCGATTGAAGCGGGAGCGACACGGTTCCGCCCTGTGATGATGACGGCACTCGCGATGATCATCGGCATGATTCCGATGGCTCTGGGCGCGGGCGAAGGCGGAGAACAGAATGCGCCGTTGGGTCGAGCGGTGATAGGCGGTCTCTGTTGCGCTACGGTTGCGACCCTCATCTTCGTTCCCGCTGTTTTTGCTTTACTGCATAGCTCTGATAAGAGATCCAATGTCCCCAACGAGAGCCGCGAACACCAGTTGACGGCCGGCGACTAA
- a CDS encoding LysR family transcriptional regulator encodes MELRHLRYLCAVAEHGTFSEAGRRLHVSQSAISEQIADLEREVGGQLLNRSSGRTRLTPQGQIFLAEARKTLAAADRALEITQSSLLGQVGSLNIGFFLWGAGGFFARIIRDYRKLHPDIKLSLYEMRTPEQMEALLTGKIDIAFARPLEPPFDQTLRAELLYRDPVVVVLPRKHPLAGKPISIDSLATERFVLCDRQMTPALFDAIVALCSAAGFSPNIVNTSSTWSGVLTLVESGEGVALVPSGVRYLRPPGVVISPLVPQNLYMGLSVAWNPQNEDPIQQNFLRLVRENKDRIQRTHGL; translated from the coding sequence ATGGAACTGAGACACTTGCGTTATCTCTGCGCAGTTGCCGAGCACGGCACCTTCAGCGAGGCAGGCCGTCGCCTGCACGTATCCCAATCCGCCATCAGCGAGCAGATTGCCGATCTGGAGCGCGAAGTCGGCGGCCAGCTTCTCAACCGCAGCTCAGGCCGAACCCGCCTCACCCCCCAGGGCCAGATCTTTCTCGCCGAGGCCCGTAAAACTCTCGCCGCCGCCGACCGAGCCCTCGAAATCACCCAAAGCTCCCTCCTCGGACAAGTCGGATCCCTCAATATCGGATTCTTCCTCTGGGGCGCCGGCGGTTTCTTCGCCCGCATCATCCGCGACTACCGCAAACTCCATCCGGACATCAAGCTCTCGCTCTATGAGATGCGCACCCCCGAGCAGATGGAAGCCCTGCTCACCGGTAAGATCGACATCGCTTTCGCCCGCCCCCTCGAGCCGCCCTTCGACCAGACCCTCCGCGCCGAACTGCTCTATCGCGACCCCGTTGTCGTCGTCCTTCCCCGCAAACATCCCCTCGCCGGCAAACCCATCTCGATCGACTCACTGGCCACCGAACGCTTCGTCCTCTGCGATCGCCAGATGACGCCCGCACTCTTCGACGCCATCGTGGCCCTATGCTCTGCTGCAGGCTTCTCCCCCAATATTGTCAACACCTCCTCGACCTGGTCCGGCGTCCTCACTCTGGTCGAATCCGGCGAAGGCGTCGCCCTTGTTCCCTCAGGTGTCCGTTACCTCCGCCCTCCCGGAGTCGTCATCTCCCCGCTTGTACCGCAAAACCTCTATATGGGGCTCTCCGTCGCCTGGAACCCTCAAAACGAGGACCCAATCCAACAGAACTTCCTTCGCCTGGTTCGAGAGAACAAGGATCGCATCCAGCGCACCCACGGCCTCTAA
- a CDS encoding response regulator — protein sequence MIRPCFLVIDREFPGSISTRKLVIETAKFNVLTAYSGQEALEIFTRFPAVSGVVLDGGLDDLSCEEVASKIKLLQPKVPIIVITAPDSNNCPLADYQLESFDPAKLLEILRSLKPEASAAIEKRNEQLSRETLS from the coding sequence ATGATCAGACCCTGCTTCCTCGTCATCGACCGGGAGTTTCCCGGCAGCATCTCGACCCGCAAGCTGGTAATCGAAACTGCGAAGTTCAACGTCCTCACGGCCTACAGCGGTCAGGAGGCCCTCGAGATCTTCACCCGCTTTCCCGCTGTCAGCGGCGTCGTCCTCGACGGTGGTCTCGACGATCTCTCCTGCGAAGAAGTCGCCAGCAAGATCAAACTTCTTCAGCCGAAGGTGCCTATCATCGTAATCACCGCCCCCGACTCTAATAACTGTCCTTTAGCCGACTATCAGCTCGAATCCTTCGATCCGGCAAAGCTTCTCGAGATCCTTCGCAGTCTGAAACCTGAGGCCTCGGCCGCCATCGAAAAGCGCAACGAACAGCTCAGCCGCGAAACTCTCTCCTAA
- a CDS encoding YceI family protein, with translation MNRRIFTTALSALLLTGVSAFAQSSASTWTIDKNHSQVNFAIVHMGVSTVRGSISGVTGTIVWDDKNPSKSSVEETMDATTVSTNNDNRDKDLKSPNFFNVEKFPTLTFKSTSVSGANGKLQVVGDLTLAGVTKSVTLTVDGPTAPQKGMGGKTVIGLSGTGTLKRSDFNFGSKYAAPILGDDVQFTIDVEATK, from the coding sequence ATGAACCGTCGCATCTTTACCACCGCCCTCTCTGCCCTGCTCCTTACTGGAGTCAGCGCGTTCGCCCAAAGCTCCGCATCAACCTGGACGATCGACAAGAACCATTCCCAGGTGAATTTCGCAATCGTACATATGGGAGTCAGCACGGTTCGCGGCTCGATCAGCGGTGTGACCGGCACGATAGTGTGGGACGACAAGAACCCCAGCAAGTCGAGCGTGGAAGAAACTATGGACGCGACCACTGTGTCGACGAACAACGATAACCGCGACAAGGACCTGAAGTCTCCCAACTTCTTTAACGTCGAGAAGTTTCCGACGCTGACCTTTAAGTCGACCTCGGTGTCAGGCGCGAACGGGAAGCTGCAGGTTGTGGGCGATCTGACGCTGGCGGGTGTGACTAAGAGCGTAACGCTGACTGTTGATGGACCAACCGCTCCGCAGAAGGGAATGGGCGGCAAGACTGTCATCGGCCTGTCGGGTACCGGGACGCTGAAGCGCAGCGACTTCAACTTCGGCTCGAAGTATGCCGCGCCCATTCTGGGTGACGACGTTCAGTTCACAATCGACGTCGAAGCGACCAAATAA
- a CDS encoding pirin family protein, giving the protein MLTVRKSNERGHADHGWLDSHHTFSFANYHDPEHMGYRSLRVINEDRVAEGRGFGAHAHRDMEILSYVLKGKLAHKDSMGHVEVLGPNEIQKMSAGSGVVHSEFNGSETDPVHFLQIWIEPKSRGTKPSYEQLKFEAEEKLDRFKLLASPVPAAGAATINQDTSVSVAELTPGKQLTYPLGSKRHAWLHVIHGEVTVNGKALKTGDAVAVDHEESLEVSAQGKANSEILLFDLA; this is encoded by the coding sequence ATGTTGACTGTTCGCAAGAGTAACGAAAGAGGCCACGCGGACCACGGATGGCTGGATTCACACCACACCTTTTCGTTTGCCAACTATCATGACCCGGAGCATATGGGGTATCGCTCGCTGCGAGTGATCAATGAGGATCGCGTGGCCGAGGGGCGTGGGTTTGGAGCGCATGCGCATCGCGATATGGAGATTTTGAGCTACGTGCTGAAGGGCAAGCTTGCCCATAAGGACAGCATGGGTCACGTGGAGGTGCTGGGGCCGAACGAGATTCAGAAGATGTCGGCCGGTAGCGGCGTGGTGCATAGCGAGTTCAACGGTTCGGAGACGGATCCGGTTCACTTTCTGCAGATCTGGATTGAGCCGAAGAGCCGGGGTACGAAGCCGAGCTATGAGCAGTTGAAGTTTGAGGCGGAGGAGAAGCTGGACCGCTTCAAGCTGCTGGCATCGCCGGTGCCGGCTGCTGGAGCGGCGACGATCAACCAGGATACGAGCGTGTCGGTTGCAGAGTTGACACCGGGCAAACAGCTTACGTATCCGCTGGGCAGCAAGCGCCATGCGTGGCTGCATGTGATCCACGGAGAGGTGACGGTGAACGGCAAGGCCCTGAAGACGGGCGATGCTGTTGCAGTCGATCACGAGGAGTCGCTCGAAGTAAGCGCGCAAGGAAAGGCTAACAGCGAGATACTGTTGTTCGATCTTGCATAA
- a CDS encoding MarR family winged helix-turn-helix transcriptional regulator, with protein MADEQNIVSAPRLWLVLARAHDSMVDFIEGAITAQGLGISDFMVMEVLLHKGPLTISVIGEKVLLASASMTSAIDRLEKRGLVQRRSCNSDRRIRLVELTAEGKNFIEEIYARHEKDLEFVMAGLSEDERRTMYEGLKRVGLAAKSAVPTQKCKEAV; from the coding sequence ATGGCAGATGAGCAGAATATAGTTTCGGCCCCTCGACTCTGGTTAGTTCTGGCTCGGGCCCATGATTCGATGGTCGATTTCATCGAGGGCGCAATAACTGCCCAAGGATTGGGGATCAGCGACTTCATGGTGATGGAGGTCTTGCTGCACAAAGGGCCGTTGACGATCTCCGTGATCGGGGAGAAGGTGCTGCTGGCGAGCGCTTCGATGACGTCGGCGATCGATCGGCTGGAGAAGCGCGGGCTGGTGCAGCGGAGAAGCTGTAACTCGGACCGGCGGATTCGTCTGGTCGAGCTTACGGCCGAGGGTAAGAACTTTATCGAAGAGATCTACGCGCGGCACGAAAAGGATCTGGAGTTTGTGATGGCCGGCCTCTCCGAGGACGAGCGCAGAACGATGTATGAGGGATTGAAGAGGGTTGGGCTTGCGGCGAAGTCCGCGGTGCCGACGCAGAAGTGTAAAGAGGCTGTTTAG
- a CDS encoding carboxypeptidase regulatory-like domain-containing protein yields the protein MLTLLSHLSLIALPVPLLIVLSAVLLLSVLSPLPWSALLLSFHGAAGISFLHHLASLRPAHASFYRLCLALAILVTIPIPTIKRERNGLLISCLLTLALLFSLSAIPSSSTRNLSPRIRGTVDDREGSTIPGARVVVVNQGTEAVFRTRTGSDGTYEFRKLPDGIYSLSVQVPGFQTFTVYGIHLAQDSDYARQIDMQHACRTQAIRASARAPAENALTGESLL from the coding sequence GTGCTGACGCTTCTATCGCATCTGTCGTTGATCGCTTTGCCCGTACCCCTGCTGATTGTGTTGTCGGCGGTGCTCCTGCTATCGGTGCTATCCCCGCTACCCTGGTCGGCTCTCCTGCTGTCCTTCCACGGCGCAGCCGGAATATCTTTCCTTCATCATCTCGCCTCCTTGCGTCCCGCTCACGCCTCCTTCTATCGCCTCTGTCTAGCCCTCGCAATCCTCGTGACGATTCCGATCCCCACGATCAAAAGGGAGCGCAATGGATTGTTGATCTCCTGCTTGCTGACGCTCGCCTTGCTCTTCTCTCTCTCTGCCATCCCATCTTCCAGCACACGAAATCTCTCGCCGCGCATCCGGGGAACAGTTGACGACCGCGAAGGCTCAACCATCCCGGGCGCCAGAGTCGTCGTCGTCAATCAAGGGACCGAAGCTGTCTTCAGAACCCGAACCGGAAGCGATGGGACCTACGAGTTTCGCAAACTCCCCGACGGAATCTACTCTCTCAGTGTCCAGGTTCCCGGCTTCCAGACCTTCACGGTCTACGGAATCCACCTCGCTCAGGACTCCGACTACGCCCGGCAAATCGATATGCAGCACGCCTGCAGGACACAGGCGATCCGGGCTTCAGCAAGAGCTCCAGCAGAGAATGCACTGACCGGTGAATCGCTCCTCTAG
- a CDS encoding OPT family oligopeptide transporter, whose product MATFTPTKPTFKPFVPATETRPELSARALILGAVFGVLFGAVTVYVGLRAGLTVAASIPISVLSISILRAFGKASILENNIVQSTGNAGQSIASGVIFTLPALIFLGFDLDASRIFALALFGGWLGVLFMIPLRRQLIVEEHDNLIYPEGTACADVLIAGERGGSFASRVFLGLGLGGLYTLFQNDNLFALWPSQPDYQPDLGAQHLLKGSAIRADCTPEYLGVGYIIGIRVAAIMLAGGVFSWLVLMPAIYFFGSHLATPLYPGTILITQMSPSDLWRTYVRPMGAGGVAAAGLITLLRTLPTIVGALTQGFRKTGTGKSVVSQPSRTEHDLPPIVVFGGSLLLILLMFLFLQFKPIPGAQVGALANIAAALLVVVFGFLFVTVSARIVGIVGSSASPVSGMTIATLMATAAIFLVKGWTAPAFGALAITIGGVVCIAASNAGDTSQDLKTGYLIGATPWKQQIAIMIGVIVSIFSIGATLNAMNKGLETFQRLPKPIVFSLDRLPDGVQNNGHFTGSDKITLTAHNADNQAKEELSNAKQYVLLNAIGSTTLDDGKYLYNPTTGQIEVQWIQGIGSEKAAAPQGRLMATVINGILSRKLPWALVLLGVAIVVVVELLGVRSLTFAVGAYLSIATTLAIFVGGVMRWMVDRAMLRHAAEKARLEHDASLALWHSDRETWLAQHPDFDPTNPAHADPSGLPIFNTITARDATIESEVSPGSLYASGLIAAGGIVGLLGVCVKLYEAATDRSIPRFSEHNPLHHDPVSVVMFALLAFSLYYFARKPLQSEG is encoded by the coding sequence TCCCCGCGACGGAAACACGCCCTGAGCTCTCTGCCCGCGCGCTGATTCTCGGCGCTGTCTTTGGCGTGCTGTTCGGAGCGGTCACTGTCTACGTCGGCCTGCGCGCAGGTCTCACTGTCGCCGCATCAATTCCCATCTCGGTCCTGTCTATTTCGATTCTGCGAGCCTTCGGCAAAGCAAGCATCCTCGAAAACAACATCGTTCAAAGTACAGGCAACGCTGGACAGTCGATCGCCTCCGGCGTCATCTTCACACTTCCTGCTCTCATCTTCCTCGGCTTCGATCTGGATGCCTCGCGTATCTTTGCCCTTGCGCTCTTTGGCGGGTGGCTCGGCGTTCTCTTCATGATTCCCCTTCGCCGCCAGCTCATCGTCGAAGAGCACGACAACCTTATCTACCCCGAAGGCACGGCCTGCGCCGACGTCCTTATCGCTGGTGAGCGCGGCGGCTCATTCGCCTCTCGCGTCTTCCTCGGCCTCGGTCTTGGCGGCCTCTACACCCTGTTCCAGAATGACAACCTCTTCGCACTGTGGCCGAGTCAGCCGGACTATCAGCCTGATCTCGGCGCGCAGCATCTCCTCAAAGGCTCAGCCATCCGTGCTGACTGCACTCCCGAATATCTTGGCGTCGGCTACATCATTGGCATCCGCGTCGCTGCCATCATGCTCGCCGGCGGAGTCTTCTCCTGGCTGGTCCTCATGCCTGCGATCTACTTCTTCGGCTCGCACCTCGCCACCCCACTCTACCCCGGCACCATCCTCATTACGCAGATGTCTCCCTCGGATCTCTGGCGAACTTACGTCCGCCCCATGGGAGCCGGCGGAGTCGCCGCCGCCGGTCTCATCACCCTCCTCCGTACCCTGCCCACTATCGTCGGAGCGCTCACCCAAGGATTCAGGAAGACCGGCACAGGTAAGTCCGTCGTTTCGCAACCCTCTCGCACGGAACACGATCTTCCTCCTATCGTCGTCTTTGGCGGATCCTTACTTCTCATCCTGCTGATGTTTCTCTTCCTGCAGTTCAAGCCCATCCCCGGTGCGCAGGTCGGCGCTCTCGCCAATATCGCGGCTGCTCTTCTCGTCGTGGTCTTCGGCTTTCTCTTTGTCACCGTCAGCGCGCGAATCGTAGGCATCGTCGGCTCGTCAGCCTCGCCCGTCTCTGGCATGACAATTGCTACCCTCATGGCTACCGCCGCCATCTTTCTGGTCAAAGGCTGGACTGCGCCCGCCTTCGGAGCGCTGGCAATCACGATTGGTGGAGTCGTCTGTATCGCCGCCTCGAATGCAGGCGACACCTCGCAAGACCTCAAGACTGGCTACCTCATCGGCGCAACGCCGTGGAAGCAACAGATCGCCATTATGATTGGCGTCATCGTCTCAATCTTTTCGATCGGCGCCACACTGAACGCGATGAATAAAGGCCTGGAGACCTTTCAGCGTCTCCCGAAACCGATCGTCTTCTCGCTCGATCGTCTGCCGGACGGAGTCCAGAACAACGGCCACTTCACCGGCAGTGACAAAATCACTCTCACCGCTCACAACGCCGACAATCAGGCAAAAGAAGAACTCTCGAACGCTAAGCAATATGTGCTTCTCAATGCAATTGGCTCTACTACGCTTGATGATGGCAAGTATCTCTACAATCCGACGACAGGTCAGATCGAAGTTCAGTGGATCCAGGGCATTGGCAGCGAAAAGGCCGCAGCTCCACAGGGACGTCTCATGGCGACTGTAATCAATGGCATCCTTAGCCGCAAACTACCGTGGGCTCTCGTTTTGCTTGGTGTTGCCATCGTGGTTGTTGTTGAGCTTCTTGGCGTTCGTTCTCTCACCTTTGCCGTGGGTGCTTATCTCAGCATTGCTACCACCTTGGCGATCTTCGTGGGAGGCGTTATGCGTTGGATGGTGGACCGCGCTATGCTTCGCCACGCGGCCGAGAAGGCTCGCCTCGAACACGATGCCTCGTTGGCTCTTTGGCACTCGGACCGTGAAACCTGGCTGGCTCAACATCCCGACTTTGACCCTACTAATCCTGCACATGCGGATCCTAGCGGTCTCCCTATCTTCAACACCATCACCGCCCGAGACGCGACGATTGAATCGGAGGTTTCTCCGGGATCGCTCTATGCTTCTGGGCTGATTGCCGCTGGTGGAATCGTTGGATTGCTTGGGGTTTGCGTGAAACTCTATGAAGCTGCTACTGACAGGTCGATTCCGCGCTTTAGCGAACACAATCCTCTGCACCATGATCCGGTCAGCGTTGTAATGTTTGCGTTGCTGGCGTTTTCGCTTTATTACTTCGCACGGAAACCGCTTCAGAGCGAGGGTTGA